The window AGAACACTTTAAATCTGGACTATATGATGGGAAATCAGAAGAACAGATTGCTGATGAACTTGGAAACCCAGAAACCATCGCTGCTTCTTATATACCTAATATGCATACATATAATAGAGGAGAAACTAGAGAAAAAGACATAAAAAATGTACAATATATTAACAATAGAGTCACATATAATATTCCCATATTAATAGGAATGATATTTTTCAATTTAATGTTTATTGGAGTTTATCTTGCATTATGGGCAGTTTTAATCTCACTTTTCGTAGTTGGAATAGCATTGATAATATCCAGTATCGCTATATTGATAGTTTCTGTTGTAGGGACTTCATTAAGTTTTGTTTCCATACCTTATTATATAATAGCTCATCCTATTCTAGGATTTTTAGTATTTATTTTTGTTGCAAGTGTTGGAGGACTTATTATTGTGGGTACATCAGTTACATTAAAACTATATAAAGATTTTACTATGAAGTATATCGAATGGAACAAAAAAATTATTAGGAGTGATAATTATTATGAAAAAGCTTAAAAGTCTAACTATAATACTTTGTATAACTTTAGTAACTTCGTTTTTTGGCATAATAGCTTATGCGGCTGTTAATGATGTAGATCTATATTATAAAACATATATTACAGATGATAAAAAAGATGATAAAGAATCTGAGGATAACAATTTATATTTTAATATGGACTGGTTAAAATCTATACCTTTTGTACAAGATAATTTTGTAGATGATATAGAAGATACTGTAGAGAAAGGATGGAATAATTCAATGAACTTTAATTTCAATAACCATTATGACAAAACAGGAGATACCATCGAAGATACTTTTTCTAAAGACAATATTAATGAAATAGATATAACTACAGATGTAGCTAGTATCTCGTTCATACAGGAAGATAGAAGTGATATAAAAGTAGAGTATATATACACTAAACCTGATATAGATAATTATGCTATAGATTATAATGCTGAAATTAAAAACAAAACTCTGAATATTACTCAACATATAAAAACAAGAAATTTTTCTGGAAATATTAATAAAGACAATTACAAAAATACTTTGACTATATACGTACCAAAAGACTTCTCCATCGATAATCTTTATATAAAAAATAATTTGGGAGATATCAATAATAACGATTTTTATTCCAATGTATCAGATATTATTGATATAACAACAAGTTTAGGTCAAATAGATATTACTATATCTAATCCTAAAAAATCAGTTAAGTTAATTAGTGCTCTTGGAATAGTAAAACTTAATAATAATTCTGAAATAGATAACTTAGAGATTATAGCAAATAGTGGTGATGTAAATATTGAATCAAACTCAGCAATTAAAAACTGTACTATAACTGCTAATTTGGGTACGGTAAAAATTATATCTAATGATGAATTAAATAATTGCGAATTAGAAGCCAATATGGGTTCAATCAATACAACCTTTAAAAAGCATATTGATTCTTTCAACATTATATGTGATATGGGAGAAATTAATATGAAATTATATGATAACGATAATTCATTAATATCAGCCAAAGCATCAATGGGCGATATTAAATCTGATTTTGACACTACTAAAAAAAGAAGTC is drawn from Vallitalea longa and contains these coding sequences:
- a CDS encoding HAAS signaling domain-containing protein, whose amino-acid sequence is MNKNEFLKKLDILLESLPYDERRDIMYDYEEHFKSGLYDGKSEEQIADELGNPETIAASYIPNMHTYNRGETREKDIKNVQYINNRVTYNIPILIGMIFFNLMFIGVYLALWAVLISLFVVGIALIISSIAILIVSVVGTSLSFVSIPYYIIAHPILGFLVFIFVASVGGLIIVGTSVTLKLYKDFTMKYIEWNKKIIRSDNYYEKA
- a CDS encoding DUF4097 family beta strand repeat-containing protein produces the protein MKKLKSLTIILCITLVTSFFGIIAYAAVNDVDLYYKTYITDDKKDDKESEDNNLYFNMDWLKSIPFVQDNFVDDIEDTVEKGWNNSMNFNFNNHYDKTGDTIEDTFSKDNINEIDITTDVASISFIQEDRSDIKVEYIYTKPDIDNYAIDYNAEIKNKTLNITQHIKTRNFSGNINKDNYKNTLTIYVPKDFSIDNLYIKNNLGDINNNDFYSNVSDIIDITTSLGQIDITISNPKKSVKLISALGIVKLNNNSEIDNLEIIANSGDVNIESNSAIKNCTITANLGTVKIISNDELNNCELEANMGSINTTFKKHIDSFNIICDMGEINMKLYDNDNSLISAKASMGDIKSDFDTTKKRSPYTIECSMGDITITRR